AAGCATGCCTTTACTCGACACCGTGGCATCAACTACGACAAGGATGCAGCCACCCTGGCTAACGGTAGAACCGCTGACTTCTTCAAGTCACACCTCAAATAGGGAAATTTTGTTTCGCTTTTAATCGAGGGAGTTAGAGCGATATCACCCTTGATAAACTGACGGACTAGTTTGCAAAGGGCATTGTATGCGATCGCATCAGTGAGGAAATTATCGCTTCGACATTCAATGAGATCAACAAACACAAAGGAGAGCACGTTATGAACCAATTTACCCTCAAAAACGGGATACGCCTGCTTCTGCTCGTCACACTCTTTTTAGGAACCACGATTATCACTTCTTTAGGAGCCACCATGAATCCTGCAAGCGCACAAGATATCAAGCCCACCATCGTCCTTGTCCATGGCGCTTTTGCTGAGTCTTCCAGTTGGAACGGTGTATTGTCTCAACTGATTCCGAAAGGGTATCCAACGGTTGCTGTCGCGAATCCTCTGCGTGGAGTTCAAAGTGATGCAGACTACGTCGCCAGCGTCCTCAAGGGTATCGAAGGTGCCATTGTGCTGGTTGGGCACTCCTATGGAGGTGCGGTGATTACCAATGCGGTCAATGACAACAGCAACGTGAAGGCACTGGTCTACGTTGCCGGTTTTGCGCCTGATACAGGCGAGACTGCCGCTGAACTCTCAGGGCGTTATCCCGGAGGCACACTCGGACCAACACTCGCGCCGCCCGTCGAGTTGCCTGATGGTGGCAAGGATCTCTACATTCAGCAGGACAAGTTCCATGCCCAGTTTGCCGCAGATGTGCCCGCCAGTGAAGCGCAGTTGATGGCGAGCACACAGCGTCCAGTCACAGAAGCCGCGTTGAACGAAGCCTCTGGTGCGCCTGCATGGAAGTCTATCCCGTCCTGGTTTATCTATGGCGATCGCGACTTAAACATTCCCGCTGCCGCACAGGCTTTCATGGCAAACCGTACTAACTCAAAGGAGACGGTTGCTGTGAGTGGTGCGTCACATGTGGTGATGGTTTCTCATCCAGATGCCGTTACTGAAATTATTGAACACGCGGCGATCGCTCAGTAAAACGTGTGGGTAATGTTTCAAAGCTGTGGATCTGAGACAAAATTAGAGATAGTCTAATTACCCTCATCCTACCCATGGTTTTAGAGCCGATTCACTGCCCCAGTTGTAATAACACCAACATCGTCAAACATGGAAAATCACCTGAAGGCAAACAACGATATAAGTGCCGCAACCGTGATTGCCCACGTTCTACGTTTCTATTGCAATACACCTATCAAGGACATTTACCAGAGGTTAAGCGCAAGATTAGCGACATGGCAGTGAACGGGAGTGGCATTCGAGATACTGCACGGGTGCTTAACGTTAGCCCAACAACAGTGATTGAAGAATTAAAAAAAAGAATGGTCTCTTGAATCAGTCAATCAACCGGTGTTGGAGCAAGTGGAGAACGGCTTAGAAGCGGTCATGGTGGTGAGGGTGGATGAGGTTGAAATGGATGAAATGTGGAGCTTTGTGGGGTTTAAAGAACAACAACGTTGGTTGTGGTCTGCCCTTGACCATCGAAGTGGCAAGATGTTGGCTTACGTGTTAGCACCGCATGAAGATAGTGCTTTACTGAAGCTCAAAGCGTTGTTGCAACCGTTTGGGTTAACTCACTTTTATACCGATGCATGGGGTGCTTATTTACGATTGCTTGACTCACATCACCACACGGTCGGTAAAGCAAACACACAGAAGATTGAACGCAAGCATTTGACGTTGAGGACACGGATTAAGCGATTAGCGCGTAAAACGATTTGTTTTTCCAAATCGATTCAGTTACATGACATTGTGATTGGATTGTTTATCAACCGATATGAGTTTGGGCGAACTATTTGAGTGATCCACAGATCTAGAACACTACCAGCCACATTCAGGACATTGCATTGATCTCACCCTGACTTCATATTCTCATTATGCAACGCCGAAAAAGTTATCGGTTTGGCGATTCGGATATGTAGTTTACATAGAAGTGAATGGCTTTACGAGAGATAGGGCTATGATCTGTAAAAAGGAACAATGATTGATGATAGATGAAACCTAATCGGGTCGAGGCAGCGGAATGAAATTTCTAGTGTTTCTCTTAACGTTGCTTGCATCCGCTGAACGTGATCGTTAGCAGACTCAACTAACACTTCCAAACATGAATTTGAGGCTCACACAATGAAAATTAGTGCCGTCCAGTTCCGCCCTGTTTCAGGTAACATCGTGTCGAACATGGCGAAGCATTTAGAATTCATTGAGCTTGCCGTTACCCAAGATGCTGACTTGATTTTCTTTTCAGAGTTATCTCTTACAGGTTACGAACCGCACCTTGCCAAGTCATTCGCATCCAGCAAGAGTGCTCCCTGCCTCGACATATTTCAGCAGTGTAGTGATAGACACAATATTATAATCGGAGTAGGCTTACCCATCTCGACAGGATCTCAGGTGCAGATCGGCATGATTTGGTTTACACCAAACGCACCTCGTCAGACCTATGCAAAGCAGCAGTTGCACCCTGACGAGATCTCTTTCTTCGTGCAGGGTGATAAGCAACTTATACTCAGAACAGCTACCCACATATTTGCTCCAGCAATCTGCTACGAATCACTCCAGCAAAGTCACGCCGATCACGCTGCCAATCTAGGCGCAGACGTTTATCTGGCGAGTGTAGCCAAACCTGCGGGCGGAATGGCTAAAGCCATGCTGCATTATGCTGCGATCGCTCGACAGCACAAGATGTACGTGCTCATGGCTAATTGCATCGGACCATGCGATAACTTTGTTAGCGGTGGACAGTCGGCTGTCTGGAACAAGCAAGGAGAATTGCTCGTGCAGATGGATAGCGAATCGGAGGGGATAGTAATGATGGATACGATTAGCAACCAAGCAGCCTGCCTGCGATGCATGACACTGTAGCCCTGAGAACTGCAACCGAACTGGTGGGAGCGGAGTTCTGTTTTGAGGGAGATCACTACCCTCTGATGTTGCCGCCATTGGAGGGTGAGGGGACTGAGGAGAGCCAGGCTCAACGATTAGAGCAGATGAGCCGCAAGACCCAGTTGTGGTGTGATGAGGTGCCGTTTTGAGGAGTGAAGGGGGCGATCGCTTGGGGAAGGGCATTGCAGATGACTCCCTCTGTTGCCCTGTGTACCTTAACAGCCTGTGCCTTTACGGTCTTTTGGGGTGGAGGAGCGATCGCCTGAGTTGTTCTGGGCAGTGGAAGTGAGGGTGATGAGCAGATCTCAGAGCACGTTTGAGAGGAGGAGCGATCGCAGTGATAAACCGATTCATTTTTACCCTTGAGTGATTGTTAGTTGAAAAGCTTTAGAGTTCGTTGGCTTTCTCCGCAGCCAGTGTTTTAACGCTTGTTGTCATCCTAAAGTGTCTAGTTGGCTAGAGAGTCAAGCCTGTTAAATCTTCTCATCGACAACATGAATTGAGTGCGATCGCATCCATCGCTCTCGAATTTTGCCAATCACAATGTAGAGAACTGGCACAACAAATAGGCTCAGAAATGTAGTGACAAAGGTGCCCCCAAAGACGGCGGTGCCTAAAGATAGACGACTGGCTGAA
The sequence above is drawn from the Oscillatoria sp. FACHB-1407 genome and encodes:
- a CDS encoding IS1 family transposase; protein product: MLEQVENGLEAVMVVRVDEVEMDEMWSFVGFKEQQRWLWSALDHRSGKMLAYVLAPHEDSALLKLKALLQPFGLTHFYTDAWGAYLRLLDSHHHTVGKANTQKIERKHLTLRTRIKRLARKTICFSKSIQLHDIVIGLFINRYEFGRTI
- a CDS encoding carbon-nitrogen hydrolase family protein; the encoded protein is MKISAVQFRPVSGNIVSNMAKHLEFIELAVTQDADLIFFSELSLTGYEPHLAKSFASSKSAPCLDIFQQCSDRHNIIIGVGLPISTGSQVQIGMIWFTPNAPRQTYAKQQLHPDEISFFVQGDKQLILRTATHIFAPAICYESLQQSHADHAANLGADVYLASVAKPAGGMAKAMLHYAAIARQHKMYVLMANCIGPCDNFVSGGQSAVWNKQGELLVQMDSESEGIVMMDTISNQAACLRCMTL
- a CDS encoding alpha/beta fold hydrolase; this translates as MNQFTLKNGIRLLLLVTLFLGTTIITSLGATMNPASAQDIKPTIVLVHGAFAESSSWNGVLSQLIPKGYPTVAVANPLRGVQSDADYVASVLKGIEGAIVLVGHSYGGAVITNAVNDNSNVKALVYVAGFAPDTGETAAELSGRYPGGTLGPTLAPPVELPDGGKDLYIQQDKFHAQFAADVPASEAQLMASTQRPVTEAALNEASGAPAWKSIPSWFIYGDRDLNIPAAAQAFMANRTNSKETVAVSGASHVVMVSHPDAVTEIIEHAAIAQ
- a CDS encoding IS1 family transposase, whose product is MVLEPIHCPSCNNTNIVKHGKSPEGKQRYKCRNRDCPRSTFLLQYTYQGHLPEVKRKISDMAVNGSGIRDTARVLNVSPTTVIEELKKRMVS